One region of Mucilaginibacter gotjawali genomic DNA includes:
- the rplK gene encoding 50S ribosomal protein L11, protein MAKEVGAMVKLQVKGGAANPSPPIGPALGAKGVNIMEFCKQFNARTQDKPGKVLPVVITVYVDKSFDFIIKTPPVAIQLLEATGLKSGSAEPNRKKVANVNWSQVETIAKDKMTDLNAFTVESAMKMVAGTARSMGITVSGTAPWN, encoded by the coding sequence ATGGCAAAAGAAGTCGGTGCGATGGTGAAACTGCAGGTAAAGGGCGGCGCTGCAAATCCATCACCTCCAATTGGCCCTGCATTGGGTGCAAAAGGGGTGAATATCATGGAATTTTGCAAGCAATTCAACGCACGTACCCAGGACAAACCTGGCAAAGTGTTACCGGTAGTTATTACTGTTTATGTCGACAAGTCATTCGATTTTATCATCAAAACTCCACCCGTTGCTATCCAGTTACTGGAAGCCACAGGTTTAAAGAGTGGTTCAGCTGAGCCCAACCGTAAAAAGGTAGCCAATGTAAATTGGAGCCAGGTTGAAACTATAGCGAAAGATAAAATGACTGATTTGAATGCATTTACAGTAGAATCAGCCATGAAAATGGTGGCAGGAACTGCCCGCAGTATGGGTATAACCGTATCAGGTACGGCACCCTGGAACTAA
- the nusG gene encoding transcription termination/antitermination protein NusG: MSDQVKWYVVRAISGKEKKVKQYIDAEINRLGITHLVPQVLIPTEKYYQMRDGKKIAKERNFFPGYVLIEAALDAEIEHIIKNINSVIGFLGDKAGNAIPLRQAEVNRILGKVDEMTAQGETMNVPYYIGEGVKVMDGPFNGFSGVIEEVNEEKKKLKVMVKIFGRRTPLELNYMQVEKE; encoded by the coding sequence ATGAGTGATCAGGTAAAATGGTATGTAGTGCGTGCGATAAGCGGCAAGGAGAAAAAGGTTAAGCAATATATTGATGCCGAAATAAACCGTTTAGGCATTACACATTTGGTTCCGCAGGTATTGATACCTACAGAAAAATATTACCAGATGCGTGATGGAAAGAAGATTGCCAAAGAACGCAATTTTTTCCCGGGGTATGTTTTGATCGAAGCAGCGCTTGACGCGGAGATTGAGCACATCATCAAAAATATAAATAGTGTTATAGGGTTTTTAGGCGACAAAGCCGGAAACGCTATCCCGTTGCGCCAGGCCGAAGTTAACCGTATTTTAGGTAAGGTTGACGAAATGACTGCCCAGGGCGAAACCATGAATGTGCCTTATTATATAGGCGAGGGCGTAAAAGTAATGGACGGCCCTTTCAACGGTTTCAGCGGTGTGATTGAAGAAGTGAACGAGGAAAAGAAAAAGTTAAAAGTAATGGTAAAGATCTTCGGGCGCCGTACGCCGCTTGAATTGAATTACATGCAGGTAGAGAAAGAATAG
- the secE gene encoding preprotein translocase subunit SecE — MAKVSEYIKESYIELTEKVTWPTWRELQNSAVLVLVAALIIAMIILVMDQSIHYVLDLFYKSLT, encoded by the coding sequence ATGGCTAAAGTATCTGAGTATATTAAAGAGTCTTACATTGAGTTAACAGAAAAAGTTACCTGGCCAACCTGGAGAGAATTGCAAAACAGCGCCGTTTTAGTTTTGGTTGCTGCACTTATTATTGCAATGATCATATTGGTAATGGACCAAAGTATACATTATGTACTCGACCTGTTTTATAAATCACTAACCTAA